A region from the Gossypium hirsutum isolate 1008001.06 chromosome A08, Gossypium_hirsutum_v2.1, whole genome shotgun sequence genome encodes:
- the LOC121205065 gene encoding uncharacterized protein — MDWAAAGDKRLLKLNEIEKFQTQAYENTRLYKEKTKQWHDAKIFPMQFEPRQQVLLFNSRLKLFPGKLKSRWSGSFEVIQVYSHGAVFVNDLRTRATFKLNGQRLKHYWGAPIEHDKQNVSLHDV, encoded by the coding sequence ATGGATTGGGCTGCTGCTGGCGACAAGAGATTgctaaaattgaatgaaattgaaaagtttcaAACACAAGCATATGAGAATACTCGTTTGTATAAGGAAAAGACCAAGCAATGGCATGATGCCAAAATTTTCCCAATGCAATTTGAGCCTAGACAACAGGTATTATTGTTCAATTCCAGACTCAAATTATTTCCTGGTAAGTTAAAATCTCGATGGTCAGGATCCTTTGAAGTGATTCAAGTGTATTCACATGGAGCTGTTTTTGTTAATGACCTAAGAACAAGGGCTACATTCAAGCTTAATGGACAACGCTTGAAGCATTACTGGGGTGCTCCTATAGAGCATGATAAGCAAAATGTTAGCCTTCATgatgtttga